A stretch of Pomacea canaliculata isolate SZHN2017 linkage group LG6, ASM307304v1, whole genome shotgun sequence DNA encodes these proteins:
- the LOC112565678 gene encoding anoctamin-4-like isoform X10, with translation MEPPIEGYVSPQGVGPIGFEMQAMEGVRPAPHPADMDYSRNGGLQDPLVDNRTQTSGYSGESRTSQTQATAGVEELEAYEDDIKLLPDNRQGKDNTETRGEKSLFFQDGKRRIDYVFAYNPNDDDPKKQQWRELFEDNLRAADIELEKDVVEYDPKNKVVYIKVHAPWSVLAAQAEITNMKMPLAPNDMTSLNRSCWSKCPTPFEYDKDILPPIPDYFTAPFSRDRAKQFIIEDEDNFFSPAERSLLVYQVLERCVFENNTDSSKNKFGIKKMVSSGAYDAAYPLHEGDYTSEHSLLTYGKENNRHLLYETWARPGVWYKFQPLDHIRQYFGEKIAIYFAWLGFYTGMLVPSAIVGLIAFLYGVGTFNVDPGRFRPYMGLHQDICDVSKAGNYVMCPVCDERCSYWFLQRSCLYSQVTYLFDNEATVAFAAFMALWATAFHEMWKRKTAELEYDWDVADFEEEETVRPEFEASVRKKRKNPINQDQSRQPQTMRIYSLARWKSEEPYLGFFSRVLRYVSSLWVVIFMLAVVLAAVFGVIVYRMTVSAVLYATDQAQVSKYSSTVTSVTAACINLVVIIVLSKVYLVIATVLTNFETHRTQTEWEDSFTLKMFFFQFVNHNASLVYIAFFKGKFLGRPGKYNREIDGKRHEECDPAGCLIELLIQLAIVMVGKQMFNNFKEIITPKLLNWFKSRRVKEEEEKQNKKVAQWEKDYNMASMPDLGLFDEYLEMVIQFGFVTIFVAAFPLAPLFALLNNIIEIRLDAYKFVTQWRRPLAARAQDIGIWFGILRGISTLAVVSNACIIAFTSEFIPKLVYQYGYGDTGNVTNYIDFSLSTFAVKDFEKKSFPQSSKADKFGIVTECRYRDFRYPPGTPDEYSLTMVYWHVLTARLAFVIVFIMVVVFLQWLISFLVPDVPRHVKLQILREKHIAKESILTAEMRRREGGDTGVTTKLIGGEAPEAQQGGSSVSSHHPLY, from the exons ACTCGAGGGGAGAAAAGTCTCTTCTTCCAGGATGGTAAGCGTCGAATTGACTACGTATTTGCATACAATCCGAATGATGATGATCCCAAGAAACAGCAGTGGAGAGAATTGTTTGAAGATAATTTACGTGCAGCAGATATAGAGTTGGAGAAAGACGTGGTGGAG TATGACCCAAAGAACAAGGTGGTATATATCAAGGTTCATGCACCATGGAGTGTCCTTGCAGCTCAGGCAGAAATTACAAACATGAAGATGCCACTTGCT cCAAATGACATGACATCTCTAAACAGGAGCTGCTGGTCTAAATGCCCAACGCCTTTTGAGTATGATAAGGATATTCTGCCACCGATACCAGACTATTTCACAGCTCCCTTTTCAAGAGACCGAGCaaaaca GTTTATTATTGAAGATGAAGACAACTTTTTTTCACCAGCTGAACGGAGTCTTCTTGTGTATCAGGTGCTGGAGCGCTGCGTTTTTGAGAATAACACTGACTCTTCCAAAAACAAATTTG GTATCAAGAAGATGGTCAGCAGTGGAGCCTATGATGCAGCTTACCCTCTGCATGAG GGTGACTACACTAGTGAACACTCACTTCTGACGTATGGCAAAGAAAATAATCGACAC TTACTGTATGAGACTTGGGCCAGGCCTGGAGTGTGGTATAAGTTCCAACCATTAGACCACATAAG GCAATACTTTGGAGAAAAGATAGCAATCTACTTCGCTTGGTTAGGATTCTACACAGGCATGCTAGTCCCCTCTGCTATTGTCGGATTGATTGCCTTCCTGTATGGTGTTGGCACATTTAATGTGGATCCAGGAAG ATTTAGACCATATATGGGCTTACA ccAAGACATATGCGATGTCTCAAAAGCTGGCAACTATGTAATGTGTCCAGTGTGTGATGAGCGCTGTTCCTACTGGTTCCTCCAGAGGAGTTGTCTTTATTCCCAAGTCACCTACCTCTTTGACAATGAGGCCACAGTTGCCTTTGCAGCCTTTATGGCTCTCTGGG CTACTGCTTTTCATGAAATGTGGAAACGGAAAACAGCAGAGCTGGAGTATGACTGGGATGTTGCTGACTTTGAGGAAGAG GAAACTGTTCGTCCAGAATTCGAGGCATCTgttagaaaaaagagaaaaaatccaatcaatcag GATCAGTCAAGGCAGCCACAGACTATGAGA atATATTCACTTGCCAGGTGGAAG agTGAAGAGCCATATCTGGGGTTTTTCAGTCGTGTTCTACGCTATGTGTCCTCTCTGTGGGTCGTGATTTTTATG CTTGCTGTTGTCCTGGCAGCGGTGTTTGGAGTTATTGTTTACCGTATGACAGTGTCAGCAGTGTTGTATGCAACAGACCAGGCACAGGTCAGCAAATACTCATCAACTGTCACCTCTGTCACTGCAGCCTGCATCAACCTTGTTGTTATCATCGTTCTTAGCAAG GTCTATTTGGTGATTGCTACGGTGCTGACTAATTTTG AGACTCATCGCACACAGACAGAATGGGAAGACAGCTTTACtttgaagatgtttttcttccagtttgTTAACCACAATGCCTCGCTTGTCTACATTGCTTTCTTTAAAGGAAA GTTTCTGGGTCGACCTGGAAAATATAACCGTGAAATAGATGGAAAAAGACATGAGGAG tgcgaCCCAGCAGGTTGCCTGATAGAATTGTTGATTCAGCTGGCCATTGTTATGGTTGGGAAGCAGATGTTCAACAATTTCAAAGAAATCATCACTCC GAAGTTGTTGAACTGGTTCAAATCTCGACGtgtaaaggaagaagaagagaagcagaACAAGAAAGTGGCTCAGTGGGAAAAAGATTACAACATGGCCTCCATGCCTGACCTTGGTCTTTTTGATGAGTACTTAGAAATGG TAATCCAGTTTGGGTTTGTTACCATATTTGTAGCAGCATTTCCACTGGCTCCTCTTTTTGCACTTTTAAACAACATAATAGAGATCCGATTGGATGCCTACAAATTTGTGACCCAGTGGCGCCGACCTCTAGCAGCTAGAGCGCAGGATATTG GGATATGGTTTGGGATTTTGCGAGGCATATCCACATTAGCAGTGGTTTCAAAT GCTTGCATAATTGCCTTCACCTCAGAATTCATACCCAAACTTGTCTACCAGTATGGCTACGGTGACACTGGCAATGTCACCAACTACATTGACTTCAGCCTGTCTACTTTTGCTGTCaaggattttgaaaaaaaaagctttcctCAAAGTTCCAAGGCAGATAAATTTGGCATTGTGACAGAATGCAG GTATCGGGACTTCCGTTACCCACCTGGCACACCAGATGAGTACTCCCTCACTATGGTGTACTGGCATGTACTTACTGCCCGCCTTGCTTTTGTTATCGTCTTCATT ATGGTGGTAGTATTCCTACAGTGGTTAATCTCATTCCTGGTACCAGATGTCCCACGACATGTCAAGTTGCAAATTTTGCGGGAAAAGCATATTGCCAAAGAGTCCATCTTGACAGCAGAGATGCGACGCCGAGAAGGTGGAGATACTGGTGTTACCACAAAACTCATTGGAGGTGAGGCACCTGAAGCCCAGCAAGGAGGTTCATCTGTGTCTAGTCACCATCCTCTGTATTAA
- the LOC112565678 gene encoding anoctamin-4-like isoform X11, whose translation MEPPIEGYVSPQGVGPIGFEMQAMEGVRPAPHPADMDYSRNGGLQDPLVDNRTQTSGYSGPVEKNTAGVSFLGMKSLTEGESRTSQTQATAGVETRGEKSLFFQDGKRRIDYVFAYNPNDDDPKKQQWRELFEDNLRAADIELEKDVVEYDPKNKVVYIKVHAPWSVLAAQAEITNMKMPLAPNDMTSLNRSCWSKCPTPFEYDKDILPPIPDYFTAPFSRDRAKQFIIEDEDNFFSPAERSLLVYQVLERCVFENNTDSSKNKFGIKKMVSSGAYDAAYPLHEGDYTSEHSLLTYGKENNRHLLYETWARPGVWYKFQPLDHIRQYFGEKIAIYFAWLGFYTGMLVPSAIVGLIAFLYGVGTFNVDPGRFRPYMGLHQDICDVSKAGNYVMCPVCDERCSYWFLQRSCLYSQVTYLFDNEATVAFAAFMALWATAFHEMWKRKTAELEYDWDVADFEEEETVRPEFEASVRKKRKNPINQDQSRQPQTMRIYSLARWKSEEPYLGFFSRVLRYVSSLWVVIFMLAVVLAAVFGVIVYRMTVSAVLYATDQAQVSKYSSTVTSVTAACINLVVIIVLSKVYLVIATVLTNFETHRTQTEWEDSFTLKMFFFQFVNHNASLVYIAFFKGKFLGRPGKYNREIDGKRHEECDPAGCLIELLIQLAIVMVGKQMFNNFKEIITPKLLNWFKSRRVKEEEEKQNKKVAQWEKDYNMASMPDLGLFDEYLEMVIQFGFVTIFVAAFPLAPLFALLNNIIEIRLDAYKFVTQWRRPLAARAQDIGIWFGILRGISTLAVVSNACIIAFTSEFIPKLVYQYGYGDTGNVTNYIDFSLSTFAVKDFEKKSFPQSSKADKFGIVTECRYRDFRYPPGTPDEYSLTMVYWHVLTARLAFVIVFIMVVVFLQWLISFLVPDVPRHVKLQILREKHIAKESILTAEMRRREGGDTGVTTKLIGGEAPEAQQGGSSVSSHHPLY comes from the exons ACTCGAGGGGAGAAAAGTCTCTTCTTCCAGGATGGTAAGCGTCGAATTGACTACGTATTTGCATACAATCCGAATGATGATGATCCCAAGAAACAGCAGTGGAGAGAATTGTTTGAAGATAATTTACGTGCAGCAGATATAGAGTTGGAGAAAGACGTGGTGGAG TATGACCCAAAGAACAAGGTGGTATATATCAAGGTTCATGCACCATGGAGTGTCCTTGCAGCTCAGGCAGAAATTACAAACATGAAGATGCCACTTGCT cCAAATGACATGACATCTCTAAACAGGAGCTGCTGGTCTAAATGCCCAACGCCTTTTGAGTATGATAAGGATATTCTGCCACCGATACCAGACTATTTCACAGCTCCCTTTTCAAGAGACCGAGCaaaaca GTTTATTATTGAAGATGAAGACAACTTTTTTTCACCAGCTGAACGGAGTCTTCTTGTGTATCAGGTGCTGGAGCGCTGCGTTTTTGAGAATAACACTGACTCTTCCAAAAACAAATTTG GTATCAAGAAGATGGTCAGCAGTGGAGCCTATGATGCAGCTTACCCTCTGCATGAG GGTGACTACACTAGTGAACACTCACTTCTGACGTATGGCAAAGAAAATAATCGACAC TTACTGTATGAGACTTGGGCCAGGCCTGGAGTGTGGTATAAGTTCCAACCATTAGACCACATAAG GCAATACTTTGGAGAAAAGATAGCAATCTACTTCGCTTGGTTAGGATTCTACACAGGCATGCTAGTCCCCTCTGCTATTGTCGGATTGATTGCCTTCCTGTATGGTGTTGGCACATTTAATGTGGATCCAGGAAG ATTTAGACCATATATGGGCTTACA ccAAGACATATGCGATGTCTCAAAAGCTGGCAACTATGTAATGTGTCCAGTGTGTGATGAGCGCTGTTCCTACTGGTTCCTCCAGAGGAGTTGTCTTTATTCCCAAGTCACCTACCTCTTTGACAATGAGGCCACAGTTGCCTTTGCAGCCTTTATGGCTCTCTGGG CTACTGCTTTTCATGAAATGTGGAAACGGAAAACAGCAGAGCTGGAGTATGACTGGGATGTTGCTGACTTTGAGGAAGAG GAAACTGTTCGTCCAGAATTCGAGGCATCTgttagaaaaaagagaaaaaatccaatcaatcag GATCAGTCAAGGCAGCCACAGACTATGAGA atATATTCACTTGCCAGGTGGAAG agTGAAGAGCCATATCTGGGGTTTTTCAGTCGTGTTCTACGCTATGTGTCCTCTCTGTGGGTCGTGATTTTTATG CTTGCTGTTGTCCTGGCAGCGGTGTTTGGAGTTATTGTTTACCGTATGACAGTGTCAGCAGTGTTGTATGCAACAGACCAGGCACAGGTCAGCAAATACTCATCAACTGTCACCTCTGTCACTGCAGCCTGCATCAACCTTGTTGTTATCATCGTTCTTAGCAAG GTCTATTTGGTGATTGCTACGGTGCTGACTAATTTTG AGACTCATCGCACACAGACAGAATGGGAAGACAGCTTTACtttgaagatgtttttcttccagtttgTTAACCACAATGCCTCGCTTGTCTACATTGCTTTCTTTAAAGGAAA GTTTCTGGGTCGACCTGGAAAATATAACCGTGAAATAGATGGAAAAAGACATGAGGAG tgcgaCCCAGCAGGTTGCCTGATAGAATTGTTGATTCAGCTGGCCATTGTTATGGTTGGGAAGCAGATGTTCAACAATTTCAAAGAAATCATCACTCC GAAGTTGTTGAACTGGTTCAAATCTCGACGtgtaaaggaagaagaagagaagcagaACAAGAAAGTGGCTCAGTGGGAAAAAGATTACAACATGGCCTCCATGCCTGACCTTGGTCTTTTTGATGAGTACTTAGAAATGG TAATCCAGTTTGGGTTTGTTACCATATTTGTAGCAGCATTTCCACTGGCTCCTCTTTTTGCACTTTTAAACAACATAATAGAGATCCGATTGGATGCCTACAAATTTGTGACCCAGTGGCGCCGACCTCTAGCAGCTAGAGCGCAGGATATTG GGATATGGTTTGGGATTTTGCGAGGCATATCCACATTAGCAGTGGTTTCAAAT GCTTGCATAATTGCCTTCACCTCAGAATTCATACCCAAACTTGTCTACCAGTATGGCTACGGTGACACTGGCAATGTCACCAACTACATTGACTTCAGCCTGTCTACTTTTGCTGTCaaggattttgaaaaaaaaagctttcctCAAAGTTCCAAGGCAGATAAATTTGGCATTGTGACAGAATGCAG GTATCGGGACTTCCGTTACCCACCTGGCACACCAGATGAGTACTCCCTCACTATGGTGTACTGGCATGTACTTACTGCCCGCCTTGCTTTTGTTATCGTCTTCATT ATGGTGGTAGTATTCCTACAGTGGTTAATCTCATTCCTGGTACCAGATGTCCCACGACATGTCAAGTTGCAAATTTTGCGGGAAAAGCATATTGCCAAAGAGTCCATCTTGACAGCAGAGATGCGACGCCGAGAAGGTGGAGATACTGGTGTTACCACAAAACTCATTGGAGGTGAGGCACCTGAAGCCCAGCAAGGAGGTTCATCTGTGTCTAGTCACCATCCTCTGTATTAA
- the LOC112565678 gene encoding anoctamin-4-like isoform X12 — MEPPIEGYVSPQGVGPIGFEMQAMEGVRPAPHPADMDYSRNGGLQDPLVDNRTQTSGYSDSKQGQRNLGFQNDNEGESRTSQTQATAGVETRGEKSLFFQDGKRRIDYVFAYNPNDDDPKKQQWRELFEDNLRAADIELEKDVVEYDPKNKVVYIKVHAPWSVLAAQAEITNMKMPLAPNDMTSLNRSCWSKCPTPFEYDKDILPPIPDYFTAPFSRDRAKQFIIEDEDNFFSPAERSLLVYQVLERCVFENNTDSSKNKFGIKKMVSSGAYDAAYPLHEGDYTSEHSLLTYGKENNRHLLYETWARPGVWYKFQPLDHIRQYFGEKIAIYFAWLGFYTGMLVPSAIVGLIAFLYGVGTFNVDPGRFRPYMGLHQDICDVSKAGNYVMCPVCDERCSYWFLQRSCLYSQVTYLFDNEATVAFAAFMALWATAFHEMWKRKTAELEYDWDVADFEEEETVRPEFEASVRKKRKNPINQDQSRQPQTMRIYSLARWKSEEPYLGFFSRVLRYVSSLWVVIFMLAVVLAAVFGVIVYRMTVSAVLYATDQAQVSKYSSTVTSVTAACINLVVIIVLSKVYLVIATVLTNFETHRTQTEWEDSFTLKMFFFQFVNHNASLVYIAFFKGKFLGRPGKYNREIDGKRHEECDPAGCLIELLIQLAIVMVGKQMFNNFKEIITPKLLNWFKSRRVKEEEEKQNKKVAQWEKDYNMASMPDLGLFDEYLEMVIQFGFVTIFVAAFPLAPLFALLNNIIEIRLDAYKFVTQWRRPLAARAQDIGIWFGILRGISTLAVVSNACIIAFTSEFIPKLVYQYGYGDTGNVTNYIDFSLSTFAVKDFEKKSFPQSSKADKFGIVTECRYRDFRYPPGTPDEYSLTMVYWHVLTARLAFVIVFIMVVVFLQWLISFLVPDVPRHVKLQILREKHIAKESILTAEMRRREGGDTGVTTKLIGGEAPEAQQGGSSVSSHHPLY; from the exons ACTCGAGGGGAGAAAAGTCTCTTCTTCCAGGATGGTAAGCGTCGAATTGACTACGTATTTGCATACAATCCGAATGATGATGATCCCAAGAAACAGCAGTGGAGAGAATTGTTTGAAGATAATTTACGTGCAGCAGATATAGAGTTGGAGAAAGACGTGGTGGAG TATGACCCAAAGAACAAGGTGGTATATATCAAGGTTCATGCACCATGGAGTGTCCTTGCAGCTCAGGCAGAAATTACAAACATGAAGATGCCACTTGCT cCAAATGACATGACATCTCTAAACAGGAGCTGCTGGTCTAAATGCCCAACGCCTTTTGAGTATGATAAGGATATTCTGCCACCGATACCAGACTATTTCACAGCTCCCTTTTCAAGAGACCGAGCaaaaca GTTTATTATTGAAGATGAAGACAACTTTTTTTCACCAGCTGAACGGAGTCTTCTTGTGTATCAGGTGCTGGAGCGCTGCGTTTTTGAGAATAACACTGACTCTTCCAAAAACAAATTTG GTATCAAGAAGATGGTCAGCAGTGGAGCCTATGATGCAGCTTACCCTCTGCATGAG GGTGACTACACTAGTGAACACTCACTTCTGACGTATGGCAAAGAAAATAATCGACAC TTACTGTATGAGACTTGGGCCAGGCCTGGAGTGTGGTATAAGTTCCAACCATTAGACCACATAAG GCAATACTTTGGAGAAAAGATAGCAATCTACTTCGCTTGGTTAGGATTCTACACAGGCATGCTAGTCCCCTCTGCTATTGTCGGATTGATTGCCTTCCTGTATGGTGTTGGCACATTTAATGTGGATCCAGGAAG ATTTAGACCATATATGGGCTTACA ccAAGACATATGCGATGTCTCAAAAGCTGGCAACTATGTAATGTGTCCAGTGTGTGATGAGCGCTGTTCCTACTGGTTCCTCCAGAGGAGTTGTCTTTATTCCCAAGTCACCTACCTCTTTGACAATGAGGCCACAGTTGCCTTTGCAGCCTTTATGGCTCTCTGGG CTACTGCTTTTCATGAAATGTGGAAACGGAAAACAGCAGAGCTGGAGTATGACTGGGATGTTGCTGACTTTGAGGAAGAG GAAACTGTTCGTCCAGAATTCGAGGCATCTgttagaaaaaagagaaaaaatccaatcaatcag GATCAGTCAAGGCAGCCACAGACTATGAGA atATATTCACTTGCCAGGTGGAAG agTGAAGAGCCATATCTGGGGTTTTTCAGTCGTGTTCTACGCTATGTGTCCTCTCTGTGGGTCGTGATTTTTATG CTTGCTGTTGTCCTGGCAGCGGTGTTTGGAGTTATTGTTTACCGTATGACAGTGTCAGCAGTGTTGTATGCAACAGACCAGGCACAGGTCAGCAAATACTCATCAACTGTCACCTCTGTCACTGCAGCCTGCATCAACCTTGTTGTTATCATCGTTCTTAGCAAG GTCTATTTGGTGATTGCTACGGTGCTGACTAATTTTG AGACTCATCGCACACAGACAGAATGGGAAGACAGCTTTACtttgaagatgtttttcttccagtttgTTAACCACAATGCCTCGCTTGTCTACATTGCTTTCTTTAAAGGAAA GTTTCTGGGTCGACCTGGAAAATATAACCGTGAAATAGATGGAAAAAGACATGAGGAG tgcgaCCCAGCAGGTTGCCTGATAGAATTGTTGATTCAGCTGGCCATTGTTATGGTTGGGAAGCAGATGTTCAACAATTTCAAAGAAATCATCACTCC GAAGTTGTTGAACTGGTTCAAATCTCGACGtgtaaaggaagaagaagagaagcagaACAAGAAAGTGGCTCAGTGGGAAAAAGATTACAACATGGCCTCCATGCCTGACCTTGGTCTTTTTGATGAGTACTTAGAAATGG TAATCCAGTTTGGGTTTGTTACCATATTTGTAGCAGCATTTCCACTGGCTCCTCTTTTTGCACTTTTAAACAACATAATAGAGATCCGATTGGATGCCTACAAATTTGTGACCCAGTGGCGCCGACCTCTAGCAGCTAGAGCGCAGGATATTG GGATATGGTTTGGGATTTTGCGAGGCATATCCACATTAGCAGTGGTTTCAAAT GCTTGCATAATTGCCTTCACCTCAGAATTCATACCCAAACTTGTCTACCAGTATGGCTACGGTGACACTGGCAATGTCACCAACTACATTGACTTCAGCCTGTCTACTTTTGCTGTCaaggattttgaaaaaaaaagctttcctCAAAGTTCCAAGGCAGATAAATTTGGCATTGTGACAGAATGCAG GTATCGGGACTTCCGTTACCCACCTGGCACACCAGATGAGTACTCCCTCACTATGGTGTACTGGCATGTACTTACTGCCCGCCTTGCTTTTGTTATCGTCTTCATT ATGGTGGTAGTATTCCTACAGTGGTTAATCTCATTCCTGGTACCAGATGTCCCACGACATGTCAAGTTGCAAATTTTGCGGGAAAAGCATATTGCCAAAGAGTCCATCTTGACAGCAGAGATGCGACGCCGAGAAGGTGGAGATACTGGTGTTACCACAAAACTCATTGGAGGTGAGGCACCTGAAGCCCAGCAAGGAGGTTCATCTGTGTCTAGTCACCATCCTCTGTATTAA
- the LOC112565678 gene encoding anoctamin-4-like isoform X13 produces MEPPIEGYVSPQGVGPIGFEMQAMEGVRPAPHPADMDYSRNGGLQDPLVDNRTQTSGYSGESRTSQTQATAGVETRGEKSLFFQDGKRRIDYVFAYNPNDDDPKKQQWRELFEDNLRAADIELEKDVVEYDPKNKVVYIKVHAPWSVLAAQAEITNMKMPLAPNDMTSLNRSCWSKCPTPFEYDKDILPPIPDYFTAPFSRDRAKQFIIEDEDNFFSPAERSLLVYQVLERCVFENNTDSSKNKFGIKKMVSSGAYDAAYPLHEGDYTSEHSLLTYGKENNRHLLYETWARPGVWYKFQPLDHIRQYFGEKIAIYFAWLGFYTGMLVPSAIVGLIAFLYGVGTFNVDPGRFRPYMGLHQDICDVSKAGNYVMCPVCDERCSYWFLQRSCLYSQVTYLFDNEATVAFAAFMALWATAFHEMWKRKTAELEYDWDVADFEEEETVRPEFEASVRKKRKNPINQDQSRQPQTMRIYSLARWKSEEPYLGFFSRVLRYVSSLWVVIFMLAVVLAAVFGVIVYRMTVSAVLYATDQAQVSKYSSTVTSVTAACINLVVIIVLSKVYLVIATVLTNFETHRTQTEWEDSFTLKMFFFQFVNHNASLVYIAFFKGKFLGRPGKYNREIDGKRHEECDPAGCLIELLIQLAIVMVGKQMFNNFKEIITPKLLNWFKSRRVKEEEEKQNKKVAQWEKDYNMASMPDLGLFDEYLEMVIQFGFVTIFVAAFPLAPLFALLNNIIEIRLDAYKFVTQWRRPLAARAQDIGIWFGILRGISTLAVVSNACIIAFTSEFIPKLVYQYGYGDTGNVTNYIDFSLSTFAVKDFEKKSFPQSSKADKFGIVTECRYRDFRYPPGTPDEYSLTMVYWHVLTARLAFVIVFIMVVVFLQWLISFLVPDVPRHVKLQILREKHIAKESILTAEMRRREGGDTGVTTKLIGGEAPEAQQGGSSVSSHHPLY; encoded by the exons ACTCGAGGGGAGAAAAGTCTCTTCTTCCAGGATGGTAAGCGTCGAATTGACTACGTATTTGCATACAATCCGAATGATGATGATCCCAAGAAACAGCAGTGGAGAGAATTGTTTGAAGATAATTTACGTGCAGCAGATATAGAGTTGGAGAAAGACGTGGTGGAG TATGACCCAAAGAACAAGGTGGTATATATCAAGGTTCATGCACCATGGAGTGTCCTTGCAGCTCAGGCAGAAATTACAAACATGAAGATGCCACTTGCT cCAAATGACATGACATCTCTAAACAGGAGCTGCTGGTCTAAATGCCCAACGCCTTTTGAGTATGATAAGGATATTCTGCCACCGATACCAGACTATTTCACAGCTCCCTTTTCAAGAGACCGAGCaaaaca GTTTATTATTGAAGATGAAGACAACTTTTTTTCACCAGCTGAACGGAGTCTTCTTGTGTATCAGGTGCTGGAGCGCTGCGTTTTTGAGAATAACACTGACTCTTCCAAAAACAAATTTG GTATCAAGAAGATGGTCAGCAGTGGAGCCTATGATGCAGCTTACCCTCTGCATGAG GGTGACTACACTAGTGAACACTCACTTCTGACGTATGGCAAAGAAAATAATCGACAC TTACTGTATGAGACTTGGGCCAGGCCTGGAGTGTGGTATAAGTTCCAACCATTAGACCACATAAG GCAATACTTTGGAGAAAAGATAGCAATCTACTTCGCTTGGTTAGGATTCTACACAGGCATGCTAGTCCCCTCTGCTATTGTCGGATTGATTGCCTTCCTGTATGGTGTTGGCACATTTAATGTGGATCCAGGAAG ATTTAGACCATATATGGGCTTACA ccAAGACATATGCGATGTCTCAAAAGCTGGCAACTATGTAATGTGTCCAGTGTGTGATGAGCGCTGTTCCTACTGGTTCCTCCAGAGGAGTTGTCTTTATTCCCAAGTCACCTACCTCTTTGACAATGAGGCCACAGTTGCCTTTGCAGCCTTTATGGCTCTCTGGG CTACTGCTTTTCATGAAATGTGGAAACGGAAAACAGCAGAGCTGGAGTATGACTGGGATGTTGCTGACTTTGAGGAAGAG GAAACTGTTCGTCCAGAATTCGAGGCATCTgttagaaaaaagagaaaaaatccaatcaatcag GATCAGTCAAGGCAGCCACAGACTATGAGA atATATTCACTTGCCAGGTGGAAG agTGAAGAGCCATATCTGGGGTTTTTCAGTCGTGTTCTACGCTATGTGTCCTCTCTGTGGGTCGTGATTTTTATG CTTGCTGTTGTCCTGGCAGCGGTGTTTGGAGTTATTGTTTACCGTATGACAGTGTCAGCAGTGTTGTATGCAACAGACCAGGCACAGGTCAGCAAATACTCATCAACTGTCACCTCTGTCACTGCAGCCTGCATCAACCTTGTTGTTATCATCGTTCTTAGCAAG GTCTATTTGGTGATTGCTACGGTGCTGACTAATTTTG AGACTCATCGCACACAGACAGAATGGGAAGACAGCTTTACtttgaagatgtttttcttccagtttgTTAACCACAATGCCTCGCTTGTCTACATTGCTTTCTTTAAAGGAAA GTTTCTGGGTCGACCTGGAAAATATAACCGTGAAATAGATGGAAAAAGACATGAGGAG tgcgaCCCAGCAGGTTGCCTGATAGAATTGTTGATTCAGCTGGCCATTGTTATGGTTGGGAAGCAGATGTTCAACAATTTCAAAGAAATCATCACTCC GAAGTTGTTGAACTGGTTCAAATCTCGACGtgtaaaggaagaagaagagaagcagaACAAGAAAGTGGCTCAGTGGGAAAAAGATTACAACATGGCCTCCATGCCTGACCTTGGTCTTTTTGATGAGTACTTAGAAATGG TAATCCAGTTTGGGTTTGTTACCATATTTGTAGCAGCATTTCCACTGGCTCCTCTTTTTGCACTTTTAAACAACATAATAGAGATCCGATTGGATGCCTACAAATTTGTGACCCAGTGGCGCCGACCTCTAGCAGCTAGAGCGCAGGATATTG GGATATGGTTTGGGATTTTGCGAGGCATATCCACATTAGCAGTGGTTTCAAAT GCTTGCATAATTGCCTTCACCTCAGAATTCATACCCAAACTTGTCTACCAGTATGGCTACGGTGACACTGGCAATGTCACCAACTACATTGACTTCAGCCTGTCTACTTTTGCTGTCaaggattttgaaaaaaaaagctttcctCAAAGTTCCAAGGCAGATAAATTTGGCATTGTGACAGAATGCAG GTATCGGGACTTCCGTTACCCACCTGGCACACCAGATGAGTACTCCCTCACTATGGTGTACTGGCATGTACTTACTGCCCGCCTTGCTTTTGTTATCGTCTTCATT ATGGTGGTAGTATTCCTACAGTGGTTAATCTCATTCCTGGTACCAGATGTCCCACGACATGTCAAGTTGCAAATTTTGCGGGAAAAGCATATTGCCAAAGAGTCCATCTTGACAGCAGAGATGCGACGCCGAGAAGGTGGAGATACTGGTGTTACCACAAAACTCATTGGAGGTGAGGCACCTGAAGCCCAGCAAGGAGGTTCATCTGTGTCTAGTCACCATCCTCTGTATTAA